A window of the Streptomyces sp. Ag109_O5-10 genome harbors these coding sequences:
- the crtI gene encoding phytoene desaturase family protein — translation MTRTLPGPTDHVVVVGAGLAGLSAALHLLGAGRRVTVVERDRLAGGRAGRLDLAGYRIDTGPTVLTMPELADEAFAAVGDSLYERVELIPLHPAYRARFADGSSLDVHTGADAMAAEVERFAGAAEAAGYRRLREWLQRLYRAQMGRFIDANFDSPLGLLNGDLARLAALGGFGRLDARIGRFLSDERLRRVFSFQALYAGVPPERALAAYAVIAYMDTVAGVYFPRGGMHALPRAMAEAAAAAGADLRFGQRVTRLERSGERVTAVVTDTGRVPCDAVVLTPDLPVAYRLLGRRPRRPLGLRHSPSAVVLHAGTDRTWPQLAHHTISFGAAWRTTFDELTRAGRLMSDPSLLVTRPTTTDPGLAPPGHHLHYILAPCPNTDIGPGAAAWSDLGPRYRDTLLRELERRGLDGIEAAIEEECLITPADWHAQGHAAGTPFSAAHTFAQTGPFRPRNLVRGTENAVLAGCGTTPGVGVPTVLLSGKLAAARVTGVPGRRSRRARPAATAATGPTGAPAPTGSPGPSVFRPAGQRSAAVRPAPEAPRDRFSAPLEPRASSPDSPADPSAAAQRPPLPESPPADPPAPATEGRTR, via the coding sequence GTGACCCGCACCCTGCCCGGTCCCACGGACCACGTGGTGGTCGTCGGCGCCGGACTGGCCGGTCTGTCGGCGGCGTTGCACCTGCTGGGTGCCGGACGCCGGGTCACCGTCGTCGAGCGCGACAGGCTGGCCGGCGGCCGGGCCGGACGCCTCGACCTGGCCGGCTACCGGATCGACACCGGCCCCACCGTGCTGACCATGCCGGAGCTGGCCGACGAGGCGTTCGCCGCCGTCGGCGACAGCCTGTACGAGCGGGTCGAGCTGATCCCCCTGCACCCCGCCTACCGGGCCCGCTTCGCGGACGGCAGCAGCCTCGACGTGCACACCGGCGCGGACGCGATGGCCGCGGAGGTGGAACGCTTCGCCGGAGCGGCGGAGGCGGCGGGCTACCGGCGGCTGCGCGAGTGGCTCCAGCGGCTGTACCGGGCCCAGATGGGCCGGTTCATCGACGCCAACTTCGACTCACCGCTCGGTCTGCTCAACGGCGACCTCGCCCGGCTGGCGGCGCTGGGCGGCTTCGGCCGCCTGGACGCCCGGATCGGCCGCTTCCTGAGCGACGAGCGGCTGCGCCGGGTGTTCTCCTTCCAGGCCCTGTACGCGGGTGTGCCCCCGGAGCGGGCGCTGGCCGCCTACGCGGTCATCGCCTACATGGACACCGTCGCCGGCGTGTACTTCCCCCGGGGCGGCATGCACGCCCTGCCCCGGGCGATGGCGGAGGCGGCCGCCGCGGCAGGCGCCGATCTGCGGTTCGGGCAGCGGGTGACCCGTCTGGAGCGGTCGGGCGAGCGTGTCACGGCCGTCGTCACCGACACCGGCCGCGTCCCGTGCGACGCGGTCGTCCTCACCCCGGACCTGCCGGTCGCCTACCGCCTGCTCGGCCGCCGGCCGCGCCGACCGCTCGGACTGCGCCACTCTCCCTCGGCGGTCGTGCTGCACGCCGGCACGGACCGGACCTGGCCCCAGCTCGCCCACCACACGATCTCGTTCGGCGCGGCGTGGCGCACCACGTTCGACGAACTCACCCGCGCCGGACGGCTGATGAGCGATCCGTCGCTGCTCGTCACCCGCCCCACCACCACCGATCCCGGCCTCGCGCCGCCGGGCCACCACCTGCACTACATCCTCGCTCCGTGCCCCAACACCGACATCGGCCCGGGCGCGGCGGCGTGGTCCGACCTCGGCCCGCGCTACCGGGACACGCTGCTGCGGGAGCTGGAGCGGCGCGGACTGGACGGCATCGAAGCCGCCATCGAGGAGGAGTGCCTGATCACCCCGGCCGACTGGCACGCCCAGGGGCACGCCGCCGGCACCCCCTTCTCCGCCGCCCACACCTTCGCGCAGACCGGGCCGTTCCGGCCGCGCAACCTGGTGCGCGGCACCGAGAACGCGGTCCTGGCCGGCTGCGGGACCACGCCTGGCGTGGGGGTGCCCACCGTGCTGCTGTCGGGGAAGCTGGCCGCGGCCCGTGTCACGGGCGTACCCGGCCGTCGAAGCCGTCGCGCGCGCCCCGCCGCGACCGCCGCCACCGGCCCGACCGGTGCCCCGGCCCCCACGGGCTCCCCGGGCCCGTCCGTGTTCCGGCCTGCCGGGCAGCGGTCCGCGGCCGTCCGCCCAGCTCCTGAGGCACCTCGCGACCGCTTCTCCGCCCCGCTGGAGCCGCGGGCCTCCTCGCCGGACTCCCCGGCCGACCCCTCGGCCGCCGCACAGCGGCCTCCGCTGCCGGAAAGCCCTCCGGCCGACCCGCCGGCCCCCGCGACCGAAGGCAGGACACGATGA
- a CDS encoding DUF5914 domain-containing protein encodes MNRRRLPLSLRRTAVSWERQRPTWQEARPGLIAGALKRAQARPSGNWYVVGASSALRGDGKLARTVAGQEVVVWRGPDGRPVGGPGICPHLGAPLRDSPVRCGTLVCHWHGLALDGGPYGGWSPLPVHDDGVLVWTRLDAVGGEQPLDAPVVPRRPEPARTLAAVYTAVGVCEPEDVVANRLDPWHGAWFHPYSFVDLTVVDAPGGPAGAVDDAPDTLTVDVSFKVAGRLVVPVRAVFTAPEPRTVVMRITEGEGAGSVVETHATPLGADGTGRPRTAVVEAVLAASHRPGFAAARRAAPLLRPLVRAAAARLWRDDLAYAERRWQLRSTGRFPG; translated from the coding sequence GTGAACCGCCGCCGCCTGCCGCTGTCGCTGCGCCGGACCGCCGTCTCCTGGGAGCGTCAGCGGCCCACCTGGCAGGAGGCGCGGCCCGGGCTGATCGCCGGGGCGCTGAAACGGGCGCAGGCCCGTCCGTCCGGGAACTGGTACGTCGTCGGGGCCTCTAGCGCCCTGCGGGGCGACGGCAAGCTGGCGCGGACCGTGGCGGGGCAGGAGGTCGTGGTGTGGCGGGGTCCCGACGGGCGCCCCGTCGGCGGGCCGGGTATCTGCCCGCACCTGGGAGCACCGCTGCGGGACAGTCCGGTGCGCTGCGGCACGCTGGTGTGCCACTGGCACGGACTGGCCCTGGACGGCGGCCCGTACGGGGGCTGGTCGCCGCTGCCGGTGCACGACGACGGGGTACTGGTGTGGACCCGGCTGGACGCGGTGGGCGGCGAGCAGCCGCTGGACGCACCGGTCGTCCCGCGGCGGCCCGAACCCGCGCGCACCCTGGCGGCCGTGTACACGGCGGTGGGGGTCTGCGAGCCCGAGGACGTGGTGGCCAACCGGCTCGATCCGTGGCACGGGGCGTGGTTCCACCCCTACTCGTTCGTCGACCTGACCGTGGTGGACGCACCCGGCGGCCCGGCCGGCGCGGTGGACGACGCCCCGGACACGCTGACCGTCGACGTGTCCTTCAAGGTGGCAGGGCGGCTGGTGGTGCCGGTCCGCGCCGTCTTCACCGCGCCCGAACCCCGCACGGTCGTCATGCGCATCACCGAGGGCGAGGGGGCGGGCTCCGTCGTGGAGACACATGCCACGCCGCTCGGCGCGGACGGGACGGGCCGGCCGCGCACCGCCGTCGTCGAGGCGGTGCTCGCCGCCTCGCACCGCCCGGGTTTCGCGGCCGCCCGCCGGGCCGCACCGCTGCTGCGTCCCCTGGTGCGCGCCGCCGCCGCGCGGCTGTGGCGGGACGACCTGGCCTACGCCGAGCGCCGCTGGCAGCTGCGGTCGACGGGCCGCTTCCCGGGCTGA
- a CDS encoding FAD-dependent oxidoreductase — translation MRTAHQGTAHQGAARRGRDRRARILPARPGASRVQGSPPSVAVVGAGIAGLAAATALAERGVAVTVYEKRPYLGGRVGGWPTELRDGTRVTMSRGFHAFFRQYYNLRGLLRRTDPGLERLTGLPDYPLLHAGGLRDSFRHVPRTPPLSALGFAALSPSFRLADLRAMAPRAALPLLDVRVPEVYDQLDGTSAHDFLDVVGFPADARHLAFEVFSRSFFADPRQLSAAEMALMFHIYFLGSAEGLLFDVPRAPFPAALWDPLAGYLARHHAQVRTGTAVEHITPTPDGRLVVASERDERPYDGVVLALDSSGLRSLVEHSGHLGDAPWRERIGQLRTAPPFLVSRVWLDRPVAPDRPGFLGTSGFGTLDNISVLERYEDEAARWSARTGGSVVELHAYAVPPGVARDVDHKRLLGQLHRVYSETTKATVVDARHEWREDCPLFPVGGYGDRPTVRTPHPRLFVAGDLVRTGLPVALMERAATSGFLAANALLEQWGVRGQTLWTVPDRGRSALLRALATRGRTLTGGQRPP, via the coding sequence ATGAGGACCGCACACCAGGGCACCGCACACCAGGGCGCCGCGCGCCGGGGACGCGACCGCCGGGCCCGGATCCTGCCGGCCCGGCCCGGCGCCTCCCGGGTGCAGGGAAGCCCGCCGTCGGTGGCGGTGGTCGGCGCGGGCATCGCCGGCCTGGCCGCCGCCACCGCGCTCGCCGAGCGCGGGGTGGCCGTCACCGTGTACGAGAAGCGGCCGTACCTCGGCGGGCGGGTCGGCGGCTGGCCGACCGAACTGCGCGACGGCACCAGGGTGACCATGAGCCGCGGCTTCCACGCGTTCTTCCGCCAGTACTACAACCTGCGCGGACTGCTGCGCCGGACCGACCCGGGCCTGGAGCGCCTCACCGGCCTTCCGGACTACCCGCTGCTGCACGCCGGCGGCTTGCGCGACAGTTTCCGGCACGTCCCGCGCACCCCGCCGCTCAGCGCGCTCGGCTTCGCGGCACTGAGCCCCTCCTTCCGGCTCGCGGACCTGCGCGCCATGGCTCCGCGTGCGGCCCTGCCCCTGCTCGACGTGCGCGTGCCCGAGGTGTACGACCAGCTGGACGGCACCAGCGCCCACGACTTCCTGGACGTCGTGGGATTCCCCGCAGACGCCCGGCACCTGGCCTTCGAGGTGTTCTCCCGGAGCTTCTTCGCCGATCCGCGTCAGCTGTCGGCGGCCGAGATGGCACTGATGTTCCACATCTACTTCCTCGGCTCTGCCGAGGGCCTGCTGTTCGACGTGCCCCGCGCCCCCTTTCCGGCCGCCCTGTGGGACCCGCTCGCCGGCTACCTGGCCCGGCACCACGCGCAGGTGCGCACCGGCACGGCCGTCGAGCACATCACACCCACCCCGGACGGCCGTCTCGTGGTCGCCTCGGAACGGGACGAGCGGCCCTACGACGGGGTCGTCCTCGCCCTGGACAGTTCGGGGCTCCGCTCGCTGGTCGAGCACAGCGGGCACCTGGGCGACGCGCCCTGGCGCGAGCGGATCGGACAGCTGCGTACCGCCCCGCCCTTCCTGGTGAGCCGGGTGTGGCTGGACCGGCCCGTCGCACCCGACCGGCCCGGCTTCCTCGGCACCAGCGGCTTCGGCACCCTCGACAACATCAGCGTGCTGGAACGCTACGAGGACGAGGCGGCACGCTGGAGCGCGCGCACCGGCGGTTCCGTCGTCGAACTGCACGCCTACGCCGTACCGCCCGGAGTTGCCCGGGACGTCGACCACAAGCGCCTCCTCGGGCAACTGCACCGCGTCTACTCGGAGACCACCAAGGCCACGGTGGTCGACGCCCGTCACGAGTGGCGCGAGGACTGCCCCCTGTTCCCGGTGGGCGGCTACGGCGACCGCCCCACCGTCCGCACCCCGCACCCCCGACTGTTCGTGGCCGGCGACCTGGTCCGCACCGGCCTGCCCGTGGCGCTCATGGAACGGGCGGCCACGAGCGGCTTCCTCGCGGCCAACGCCCTGCTGGAGCAGTGGGGGGTGCGGGGCCAGACGCTGTGGACGGTGCCGGACCGCGGGCGGAGCGCGCTCCTCAGGGCTCTGGCCACACGGGGGCGGACGCTCACCGGCGGCCAGCGGCCGCCCTGA
- a CDS encoding deoxyribodipyrimidine photo-lyase — MQTSVVVFTCDLRLSDHPPLRAALHGGGRVVPLFVRDPAVDAAGFAAPNRLAFLSDCLRDLDARLRERGGRLVLREGDTVTEVCRVAAEADADEVHMAGDVSAFAHTRERRLRRALEADGRRLYVHDTVCTAVAPGAVTPASSDHFAVFTPYYRRWSAQGLRDALDAPGAVAVPEQVGSAPLPKRGDVNGVSPGLCAGGETEGRRRLTAWLRSGVAQYEERHDDLAGDATSRLSPHLHFGTLSPVEVVHRARRAGGAGAEAFVRQVAWRDFNRQVLAARPDAAARDYRTHRDRWRGGRDAEADAQAWREGRTGYPIVDAAMRQLRHEGWMHNRGRLLAASFLAKTLYVDWRVGARHFLDLLVDGDMANNQLNWQWMAGTGTDTRPNRVLNPVTQAKRYDPDGAYVRRWVPELAEVKAASVHEPWKLPAQERASTGYPEPVVSLAEGLDRFKRARGRA; from the coding sequence ATGCAGACCTCGGTCGTCGTGTTCACATGTGATCTGCGCCTGTCGGACCACCCTCCGCTGCGCGCGGCCCTGCACGGCGGAGGCCGGGTGGTACCGCTGTTCGTACGTGACCCGGCCGTGGACGCGGCGGGATTCGCAGCGCCGAACCGGCTCGCGTTCCTCTCCGACTGCCTGCGGGACCTGGACGCCCGGCTGCGGGAGCGGGGCGGCCGACTGGTGCTGCGTGAGGGCGACACCGTCACGGAGGTGTGCCGGGTGGCCGCCGAGGCGGACGCCGACGAGGTGCACATGGCGGGTGACGTGAGCGCCTTCGCGCACACGCGCGAGCGGCGGCTGCGCCGGGCGCTGGAGGCCGACGGGCGGCGCCTGTACGTGCACGACACGGTCTGTACGGCCGTGGCGCCGGGGGCGGTGACCCCGGCCTCCTCCGACCATTTCGCGGTCTTCACGCCGTACTACCGCCGCTGGTCCGCGCAGGGGCTGCGGGATGCGCTGGACGCGCCGGGCGCGGTCGCCGTGCCGGAGCAGGTGGGGTCCGCCCCGCTGCCGAAGCGCGGCGACGTGAACGGGGTGTCGCCCGGGCTCTGCGCGGGCGGTGAGACCGAGGGACGGCGCAGGCTCACCGCGTGGCTGCGCTCCGGCGTGGCCCAGTACGAGGAACGCCACGACGACCTGGCGGGCGACGCCACCTCCCGGCTCTCCCCCCACCTGCACTTCGGCACCCTGTCACCGGTCGAGGTGGTGCACCGGGCCCGCAGGGCCGGCGGCGCGGGCGCGGAGGCGTTCGTACGGCAGGTCGCCTGGCGCGACTTCAACCGACAGGTGCTCGCCGCACGCCCCGACGCCGCCGCACGCGACTACCGCACCCACCGCGACCGGTGGCGCGGCGGGAGGGACGCGGAGGCGGACGCGCAGGCGTGGCGGGAGGGACGCACCGGCTACCCGATCGTCGACGCGGCGATGCGCCAGCTGCGCCACGAGGGCTGGATGCACAACCGGGGGCGGCTGCTGGCGGCGAGTTTCCTGGCCAAGACGCTGTACGTCGACTGGCGGGTGGGCGCCCGGCACTTCCTGGACCTGCTGGTCGACGGCGACATGGCGAACAACCAGCTGAACTGGCAGTGGATGGCCGGCACCGGCACCGACACCCGGCCCAACCGGGTGCTCAACCCCGTCACCCAGGCCAAGCGGTACGACCCGGACGGAGCGTACGTGCGGCGCTGGGTGCCGGAGCTGGCGGAGGTGAAGGCGGCCTCCGTGCACGAGCCGTGGAAGCTTCCGGCGCAGGAGCGCGCGAGCACCGGTTATCCCGAGCCGGTGGTGTCCCTGGCGGAGGGCCTGGACCGCTTCAAGCGGGCCCGGGGGCGCGCCTGA
- a CDS encoding polyprenyl synthetase family protein: MRPTHAKDHPASAPPRPMAAAPVAALARGPVADGGEGPGRTEAGPVAGGPLPAGSAEVREVDADVPGAVGRMLDHVLAERLRRARLADPLFTEELAERVARFTLQGGKRTRAQFVWWASRACGGRDPAAAAAALHIAAALELLQTCALVHDDVMDRASLRRGRPALHTDLTDRFAGEVGPERAGRFGQSAAVLAGDLALAWADDLVAESPLAPWTGVVVRRLWSDMRTEMVAGQYLDVQGQITAARSLPRALRAARLKSALYSVERPLALGATAAGADDLTLRRLCEAGRCVGMAFQLRDDLDDVFGDPLETGKACGGDIREGKPTYLVAVARARAETAGDGAALGVLDRWLGAAALTGRGLDEVRDVLVATGARATVESKIDRLAAQGLRHFDGALLDPEGAGPLRAMLAAAAGRRSAEAGPGRAGPGRAGPGEAGPGEAGPGEAGPGEAGPEEARPGDAVLRRRAVHGPYASGARGGAGSGR; encoded by the coding sequence ATGCGTCCCACGCACGCGAAGGACCACCCCGCAAGCGCGCCGCCGCGGCCGATGGCGGCCGCGCCCGTGGCGGCACTTGCGCGCGGGCCGGTGGCCGACGGCGGAGAGGGACCCGGCAGGACCGAGGCGGGCCCGGTGGCGGGCGGACCGCTGCCCGCCGGGTCCGCCGAGGTGCGTGAGGTCGACGCCGATGTGCCCGGCGCTGTCGGCCGGATGCTCGACCATGTGCTGGCGGAGCGCCTGCGCCGCGCCCGGCTGGCGGATCCCCTGTTCACCGAGGAACTGGCCGAACGAGTGGCGCGCTTCACTCTGCAGGGTGGCAAGCGGACGCGCGCGCAGTTCGTGTGGTGGGCCTCGCGGGCCTGCGGGGGCCGGGACCCGGCGGCCGCGGCGGCGGCCCTGCACATCGCAGCCGCCCTGGAACTGCTCCAGACGTGCGCGCTCGTCCACGACGACGTGATGGACCGGGCCTCGCTGCGGCGTGGCCGGCCCGCGCTGCACACGGACCTGACCGACAGGTTCGCCGGCGAGGTGGGACCCGAACGGGCCGGGCGGTTCGGGCAGTCGGCGGCGGTCCTCGCCGGGGACCTGGCGCTGGCCTGGGCCGACGACCTGGTGGCGGAGTCGCCGCTGGCGCCCTGGACCGGGGTGGTGGTGCGGCGGCTGTGGAGCGACATGCGCACGGAGATGGTGGCGGGCCAGTACCTGGACGTACAGGGCCAGATCACCGCGGCGCGGTCCCTGCCCCGCGCGCTGCGCGCCGCCCGCCTGAAGAGCGCCCTGTACTCCGTGGAGCGGCCCCTCGCCCTGGGGGCCACCGCGGCGGGCGCGGACGATCTGACGCTACGTCGGCTGTGCGAGGCCGGACGCTGTGTGGGCATGGCGTTCCAGCTGCGCGACGACCTGGACGACGTTTTCGGCGACCCGCTGGAGACCGGCAAGGCCTGCGGCGGCGACATCCGGGAGGGCAAACCGACCTATCTGGTCGCGGTCGCCCGCGCACGTGCCGAGACGGCCGGCGACGGCGCCGCACTGGGCGTCCTGGACCGCTGGCTCGGTGCCGCGGCGCTCACCGGGCGAGGTCTGGACGAGGTGCGGGACGTGCTGGTCGCGACGGGGGCGCGCGCCACCGTGGAGAGCAAGATCGACCGGCTTGCCGCGCAGGGGCTGCGGCACTTCGACGGCGCCCTGCTCGACCCGGAAGGCGCCGGACCCCTGCGCGCCATGCTGGCGGCGGCGGCCGGGAGGCGGTCGGCGGAAGCCGGACCGGGAAGAGCCGGACCGGGAAGGGCCGGCCCGGGCGAAGCCGGACCGGGCGAAGCCGGACCGGGCGAAGCCGGACCGGGCGAAGCCGGACCAGAGGAAGCGCGGCCGGGGGATGCCGTCCTACGCCGGCGGGCCGTGCACGGTCCCTACGCGTCCGGTGCCCGCGGCGGTGCGGGGAGTGGCCGGTGA
- a CDS encoding lycopene cyclase family protein, which produces MPETDVAVVGAGAAGLSLAHRLAGSVPGLRTPSVVLVDAPPGPLRPPPRTWCYWAAGPGRFDAAVRAEWQRLRVRPRTGAPVEGGIAPLRYRMIRSGDFERLVSRDLARSPNVRRLEATVEAVEDVPGGTHLHLREADGRARLLSARWVLDSRPPGSLPAARTTLLQHFHGWFVRTARPAFDPAVVELMDFRTPQPDHGLSFGYVLPTGPCEALVEYTEFSRHVLTRERYEAAVRHYADEVLRIGERQVLATETGVIPMTDAPIPRQSGASVFRIGAAGGATRPATGYTFAGLQRQTTAVAEALRRGRRPMPPAAHSARSRAMDAVLLRALDSGRADGPELFGRLFARVPMARLLRFLDGGTRLHEDLRIGLHAPVGPMLRSALELPRLPRRPFDPPAPPHPSAHSATEPHPPPA; this is translated from the coding sequence GTGCCGGAGACTGACGTGGCCGTCGTCGGTGCGGGCGCCGCCGGGCTGTCGCTGGCCCACCGGCTCGCCGGAAGCGTGCCGGGCCTGCGGACACCGTCCGTGGTGCTGGTCGACGCGCCGCCCGGACCGCTGCGGCCGCCACCACGGACCTGGTGCTACTGGGCGGCGGGACCCGGACGGTTCGACGCGGCGGTGCGAGCCGAGTGGCAGCGGCTGCGGGTGCGCCCGCGCACCGGCGCCCCGGTCGAAGGGGGGATCGCCCCGCTGCGCTACCGCATGATCCGCTCCGGCGACTTCGAGCGCCTGGTCTCCCGGGACCTGGCCCGCAGCCCCAACGTCCGGCGCCTGGAAGCGACTGTCGAGGCGGTGGAGGACGTGCCCGGTGGCACGCACCTCCACCTGCGGGAGGCCGACGGCCGGGCGCGGCTGCTCAGTGCCCGCTGGGTCCTCGACTCCCGCCCACCGGGCAGCCTGCCGGCCGCACGCACCACCTTGCTCCAGCACTTCCACGGCTGGTTCGTGCGCACCGCCCGGCCCGCCTTCGACCCGGCCGTCGTGGAGCTGATGGACTTCCGCACCCCGCAGCCCGACCACGGCCTGTCCTTCGGCTACGTCCTGCCGACCGGGCCGTGCGAGGCGCTGGTGGAGTACACCGAGTTCTCCCGGCACGTCCTCACGCGGGAGCGCTACGAGGCCGCCGTACGGCACTACGCCGACGAGGTGCTGCGGATCGGCGAACGGCAGGTCCTGGCCACCGAGACCGGCGTCATCCCGATGACCGACGCGCCGATCCCCCGGCAGAGCGGAGCCTCGGTCTTCCGCATCGGCGCCGCCGGCGGAGCCACCCGCCCCGCCACCGGGTACACCTTCGCCGGACTGCAGCGCCAGACGACTGCCGTCGCCGAGGCCCTGCGCCGCGGACGCCGCCCGATGCCGCCCGCCGCCCACTCGGCGCGTTCCCGCGCCATGGACGCCGTCCTGCTGCGGGCCCTGGACAGCGGCCGCGCCGACGGCCCGGAACTGTTCGGCCGGCTGTTCGCCCGCGTGCCCATGGCACGGCTGCTGCGCTTCCTCGACGGAGGCACCCGCCTGCACGAGGACCTGCGCATCGGCCTGCACGCGCCCGTCGGCCCGATGCTGCGCTCCGCCCTGGAGCTGCCCCGACTGCCCCGCCGCCCCTTCGACCCACCCGCGCCGCCGCATCCGTCGGCGCATTCCGCCACCGAGCCGCATCCGCCGCCCGCCTGA
- a CDS encoding phytoene/squalene synthase family protein — MTDRELDAAGISDAALRAAYRHCRALNARHGRTYFLATRLLPVERRPAVHALYGFARWADDIVDSLDPGAGPDVRVRALARLQEDLEEGLRQGGGQPVVRALADTARRYAIDHTHFRDFMAAMRSDLVVTAYPTYADLRAYMHGSAAVIGLEMLPVLGTVVPREEAAPYAAALGVAFQLSNFLRDVGEDLDRGRVYLPADLLAANGVDRELLAWSRATGRPDSRITEALREFEALTRGVYRAAMPGVELLDPVARPCIRAAAVLYGGILDAVARDGYAVLHRRSVVPRRRRAAVAADGLVRVAAARLRARTVPGHRPPPSARALPAAASSPTAAVRSTEEVA; from the coding sequence ATGACCGACCGAGAGCTGGACGCGGCGGGGATCAGCGACGCGGCGCTGCGCGCGGCCTACCGCCACTGCCGCGCCCTCAACGCCCGGCACGGCAGGACCTACTTCCTCGCCACCCGGCTGCTGCCCGTCGAGCGGCGGCCCGCCGTGCACGCCCTGTACGGCTTCGCCCGCTGGGCCGACGACATCGTCGACTCCCTCGACCCCGGCGCCGGACCCGACGTGCGGGTGCGGGCGCTGGCCCGGCTCCAGGAGGACCTGGAGGAGGGGCTGCGGCAGGGCGGCGGACAGCCGGTGGTGCGCGCGCTCGCCGACACCGCCCGCCGCTACGCCATCGACCACACCCACTTCCGGGACTTCATGGCCGCGATGCGCTCCGACCTGGTCGTGACGGCCTACCCCACCTACGCCGACCTGCGCGCGTACATGCACGGCTCGGCCGCGGTGATCGGGCTCGAGATGCTGCCCGTACTGGGCACGGTGGTGCCGCGGGAGGAGGCCGCGCCGTACGCCGCGGCGCTCGGTGTCGCCTTCCAGCTGAGCAACTTCCTGCGGGACGTCGGCGAGGACCTGGACCGCGGGCGCGTCTACCTGCCCGCCGACCTGCTCGCCGCCAACGGCGTGGATCGGGAGCTGCTGGCCTGGAGCCGCGCGACGGGCCGCCCGGACAGCCGGATCACCGAGGCGCTCAGGGAGTTCGAGGCGCTGACCCGCGGCGTGTACCGGGCGGCGATGCCCGGTGTCGAACTGCTCGACCCGGTGGCGCGGCCCTGCATCCGCGCCGCGGCCGTCCTCTACGGCGGCATCCTGGACGCAGTCGCCCGCGACGGATACGCCGTGCTGCACCGGCGGTCGGTGGTGCCGCGGCGACGCAGGGCGGCGGTCGCGGCCGACGGGCTGGTCCGGGTGGCGGCGGCCCGGCTGCGCGCGCGGACCGTCCCCGGACACCGCCCGCCCCCTTCCGCCCGCGCCCTGCCCGCAGCCGCGTCCTCGCCGACGGCGGCCGTCCGCTCCACCGAGGAGGTCGCGTGA